A window of Phycisphaerae bacterium genomic DNA:
GGCAAGCTCTACATGATGGCGGAGAACGTCTGCTACTTCCGCGAGTGCATGCTGATCCTCAACATGGTCCAGCAGGGTCTCTTCGGCGGCGGTTTTCCATACGGCGAGTGCGGCTACGTGCATGACTGCCGTTCCCTGCTCTTCAATCTGGACGGCTCGCTCACATGGCGAGGCGGTATGCTGTATCGCGACAGCACGGGCATAGCCCACACGCAGTCTCGCGTCCGATTCTGTGAGGCCCGAAGAGAGCAGAGGTGCCCGCATGCCCCAGAGCCAAGTGCCCGAACTCCAGCCGGACACCAGGAAGCTCGCCAGTCACATCGCCATGGTGATCCGGAACGCGATGGAGGACTTCCATCATGAGCACCTGACCGACGCCCAGATGAAGCAGCTCAACCCGATCATCCGAAACGTCGTCTGCACCGCGCTTCATGCCTTCGAGAACTGCGAGCACTCACGCCATGCGAGGGAGTTCATGGATT
This region includes:
- a CDS encoding Gfo/Idh/MocA family oxidoreductase produces the protein MLATNTKDVDVVAVCDVAAGQAKNARDILVRAGRPVPEDDGEKGPTDYRRMLDRKDLDAVIIATPISDHATMSIDALRAGKAVLSEVSAAVTMDDCWALVRAVEETGKLYMMAENVCYFRECMLILNMVQQGLFGGGFPYGECGYVHDCRSLLFNLDGSLTWRGGMLYRDSTGIAHTQSRVRFCEARREQRCPHAPEPSARTPAGHQEARQSHRHGDPERDGGLPS